One Nitrospina watsonii DNA segment encodes these proteins:
- the tig gene encoding trigger factor — MDYQLEELEGLRRKLKIKVPQNIVLQKIEFAYRELNKQISMPGFRPGKIPRSILEKQVPLQAMTQMWQDLMQEYYNQALTESGIVPAGPPEIDHSDIEEIDREKPFTFSVTLDIKPQLQFKNYKGLKFPKTEFKVTDEEVDFAIRQHLEPFGSMEILPPDHAVGVGDFVIMDFEGSMHGEVLEGSKASGYEVRVGQKKMIAGFEDQLVGHKQGEPFEVKVQLPMDWNKKMRRVSMPIPGKDGEELPDTATFQVQIKQVKKLNLPELTDEFVQAQGEESVASFRRKVKTDLQAQKEHLEEMHIKQDIFDYLVKQHDVDPPGSLVDQEIRFMIDGMKFQIQQSGMSLENSGFEEEKAKEEWRERAVYNSKGYMILDGIARQEKLNVTQSDLEGEYERLSQQTGKPVEDVRKTLMANQEHLNQTTSRILGQKALNLIYSQCEFEFLSEEEARTRAQSRKQEQE; from the coding sequence ATGGATTACCAGCTGGAAGAACTGGAAGGCCTTCGCCGCAAACTCAAGATCAAGGTCCCGCAGAACATTGTTTTGCAAAAGATCGAGTTTGCGTACCGGGAACTGAACAAACAGATCAGCATGCCGGGATTCCGTCCCGGAAAAATTCCGCGCAGCATCCTGGAAAAACAGGTTCCGTTGCAGGCTATGACACAGATGTGGCAGGACCTGATGCAGGAGTATTACAACCAGGCACTCACCGAATCCGGCATCGTGCCCGCCGGGCCGCCGGAGATCGATCATTCCGACATCGAGGAAATCGATCGCGAAAAGCCGTTCACCTTCAGCGTCACGCTGGACATCAAGCCGCAATTGCAGTTCAAGAATTACAAAGGCCTCAAGTTTCCAAAAACCGAGTTCAAGGTCACCGACGAGGAAGTGGATTTTGCCATCCGCCAGCACCTTGAACCGTTCGGATCGATGGAAATCCTTCCCCCGGACCATGCGGTGGGGGTGGGTGATTTTGTCATCATGGACTTTGAAGGCAGCATGCACGGGGAAGTGCTGGAAGGCAGCAAGGCCAGCGGTTACGAAGTGCGTGTCGGACAGAAGAAAATGATCGCAGGCTTTGAGGACCAGTTGGTCGGCCACAAGCAGGGCGAGCCGTTCGAGGTGAAGGTCCAGTTGCCGATGGACTGGAACAAAAAAATGCGCCGCGTCAGCATGCCAATCCCCGGCAAGGACGGTGAAGAGTTGCCGGATACGGCGACGTTCCAGGTCCAGATCAAACAGGTCAAGAAGCTGAACCTGCCGGAGTTGACCGACGAGTTTGTGCAGGCGCAGGGAGAAGAGTCGGTGGCCTCGTTCCGCCGCAAAGTGAAGACGGACCTGCAGGCACAGAAAGAACATCTGGAAGAAATGCACATCAAACAGGACATCTTCGATTACCTGGTCAAGCAGCACGATGTGGACCCTCCGGGTTCGCTGGTCGATCAGGAAATCCGTTTCATGATCGACGGCATGAAGTTCCAGATCCAGCAGTCGGGCATGAGCCTGGAAAATTCCGGGTTCGAAGAAGAGAAAGCAAAGGAAGAGTGGCGCGAGCGCGCGGTGTACAACTCCAAGGGCTACATGATTCTGGATGGCATTGCCCGGCAGGAAAAACTCAATGTCACGCAGTCGGATCTGGAAGGGGAGTACGAACGTTTGTCCCAGCAAACCGGGAAACCGGTGGAAGATGTACGCAAGACGCTGATGGCGAACCAGGAACACCTGAATCAGACGACGAGCCGCATTCTCGGGCAGAAGGCGTTGAACCTGATTTATTCGCAGTGTGAATTTGAATTTTTGAGCGAAGAAGAAGCCCGGACACGGGCCCAATCGCGCAAGCAGGAACAAGAATGA
- the ptsP gene encoding phosphoenolpyruvate--protein phosphotransferase — MSKYSGIAVSNGVSIGKAYLLDRSKVCVIKRSLTDEEIPAEITRLREAIQMSKDQLLDIKQRASSVAQKYAIILDTYTLLLEDDLLVNETIDNIRKDKINAEWALSRTLDKFTSLFNNINDDYLKGKRDDLDLVVHGVIKNLIGHHQESLVDIDEPVVIITHALSPSDTIMMNKSFILGMVTEVGGKTSHVAIFASALGIPAVVGVSNLTQYVNSGDMVIIDSIEGEVLINPDDATLVHYKKKQDNYLRYEKKLLDNIALKSETMDGHAVQLMGNIESAHEAKGVRNFGGEGIGLYRTEFLYLGVNCLPTENDLYVNFKNVAQAIQPYSVVIRTLDIGADKQLHHLDSETEANPALGLRGIRMSLTKPDVFISQLKAILRASLYGHVKILYPMITGVGEVREANHYLDRAKKELKDAQIPFDEKIAVGAMIETPSAAITVDLILAEVDFISIGTNDLVQYILAVDRINENVAHLYQPYHPSVLKILRQVFETAAAHGKHVAICGELGGDPMATFLLFGLGTVHELSMEPHSIPKVKKILRKVTLDEARKLADHAISLSTAEEVNQFITNEMRTRFPSDFDRDLAFGEKTA; from the coding sequence ATGAGCAAATATTCAGGGATTGCAGTTTCCAATGGTGTGTCCATAGGCAAGGCCTACCTGCTGGACCGTTCGAAAGTCTGTGTCATTAAACGCAGCCTGACCGACGAAGAAATTCCCGCAGAAATCACCCGTCTTCGTGAAGCCATCCAGATGTCAAAGGATCAGCTTCTAGACATCAAACAGCGCGCCAGTTCCGTCGCCCAGAAATACGCGATCATCCTCGATACCTACACCCTGCTGCTGGAAGACGACCTGCTGGTCAACGAGACCATCGACAACATTCGCAAAGACAAAATCAATGCGGAGTGGGCACTCAGCCGCACGCTGGACAAATTCACCAGCCTGTTCAACAACATCAATGACGATTATCTGAAGGGCAAGCGCGACGACCTCGACCTCGTCGTGCACGGCGTCATCAAGAATCTGATCGGACACCACCAGGAAAGCCTGGTTGATATCGACGAGCCCGTGGTCATCATCACCCACGCTCTCAGTCCTTCCGACACCATCATGATGAACAAGTCATTCATTCTGGGCATGGTGACGGAAGTCGGCGGCAAAACTTCACACGTCGCCATCTTCGCATCGGCCCTCGGCATCCCGGCGGTGGTCGGCGTATCCAATCTGACCCAGTATGTCAACTCGGGCGACATGGTCATCATCGACAGCATCGAGGGCGAAGTCCTTATCAATCCGGATGACGCCACACTCGTCCACTACAAAAAAAAGCAGGACAATTACCTTCGTTACGAAAAGAAACTGCTCGACAACATCGCGCTGAAATCCGAAACCATGGACGGGCACGCCGTTCAGTTGATGGGCAACATCGAATCGGCGCACGAGGCCAAAGGAGTGCGTAATTTCGGCGGCGAAGGCATCGGCTTGTACCGGACTGAATTTCTCTATCTGGGCGTCAATTGCTTGCCAACGGAAAACGATCTCTACGTCAATTTTAAAAATGTCGCCCAGGCCATTCAACCCTACTCCGTGGTCATCCGCACCCTGGACATTGGCGCCGACAAACAGTTGCACCATTTGGACAGCGAAACGGAAGCCAACCCCGCGCTGGGACTGCGCGGCATTCGCATGTCTTTAACAAAACCGGATGTCTTCATCAGCCAATTGAAGGCGATTTTAAGAGCCAGCCTTTACGGGCACGTAAAAATCCTTTATCCTATGATCACCGGCGTCGGTGAGGTTCGGGAGGCCAATCATTATCTTGATCGGGCCAAAAAGGAGTTGAAGGACGCGCAAATTCCTTTTGATGAGAAAATCGCCGTTGGGGCAATGATTGAAACACCTTCCGCCGCAATCACCGTCGACTTGATCCTCGCTGAAGTGGATTTTATCAGCATTGGCACCAATGATCTGGTACAATACATCCTCGCTGTTGATCGGATAAATGAGAATGTGGCCCATCTGTATCAACCCTACCATCCTTCGGTCCTGAAAATACTCCGACAGGTTTTTGAGACCGCCGCGGCCCACGGCAAGCATGTTGCCATCTGCGGGGAACTGGGGGGCGACCCCATGGCCACGTTTCTTCTATTTGGTTTGGGGACCGTTCACGAACTGAGCATGGAGCCCCACTCCATACCTAAAGTAAAAAAAATTCTGAGGAAAGTCACTTTGGATGAGGCACGCAAACTAGCAGATCATGCGATCAGCCTGTCCACGGCAGAGGAGGTCAACCAGTTTATCACCAACGAAATGCGTACCCGTTTCCCGTCGGACTTCGACCGGGATCTCGCGTTTGGTGAGAAGACGGCTTGA
- a CDS encoding PTS sugar transporter subunit IIA — protein MKISEIIKEDCVIANLSASDKPGILAELVEFLDKKGVVNDKQSLNNALLEREKLGSTGIGENVALPHAKMEGLESIVAVFARSIDGIDFDALDQKPVHYICLLLAPASSTGLHLKALAKIARLLKIESLREDILKAQDETEIYSLIVEEDAKFI, from the coding sequence ATGAAAATCAGCGAAATCATCAAAGAAGATTGTGTCATCGCCAACCTGTCTGCATCCGACAAACCGGGCATCCTTGCCGAGTTGGTCGAGTTTCTGGATAAAAAAGGCGTGGTCAACGACAAGCAAAGCTTGAATAACGCGCTTTTAGAACGTGAAAAACTGGGAAGCACCGGCATCGGGGAGAACGTCGCTCTGCCTCACGCAAAAATGGAGGGTCTGGAGAGCATCGTCGCCGTCTTCGCCCGGTCCATTGACGGCATCGACTTCGACGCGCTGGATCAAAAACCCGTGCATTACATCTGCCTGCTGCTGGCGCCGGCTTCGTCCACGGGCCTGCATCTGAAAGCTCTGGCCAAAATTGCCCGGCTACTGAAGATTGAATCCCTGCGCGAAGATATTTTAAAGGCACAGGATGAAACCGAAATCTATTCTTTAATCGTGGAAGAGGACGCGAAGTTCATTTGA
- a CDS encoding Rieske (2Fe-2S) protein — MKLFIKVMKEGDLPPGKSAIVNVRDKEIALFNYKGKYFAVSNKCPHKGAPLGEGRIEEGVIICPNHEWRFSLESGGCPQNPELKTTVYPVRVHKGVVRIGIDADEERKPIGKEKYTVPEELKFKIPTIQKPINPDETL, encoded by the coding sequence ATGAAACTGTTCATCAAAGTCATGAAGGAAGGCGACTTGCCGCCAGGCAAATCCGCCATCGTCAACGTGCGGGACAAGGAAATCGCCCTGTTCAATTACAAGGGCAAGTATTTCGCGGTGTCCAACAAATGTCCGCACAAGGGCGCACCCCTCGGCGAAGGCCGCATTGAGGAAGGCGTCATCATCTGTCCCAACCATGAGTGGCGGTTCAGTCTGGAATCCGGAGGTTGCCCGCAAAATCCGGAACTGAAAACGACCGTGTACCCGGTGCGCGTGCACAAGGGCGTGGTGCGGATCGGCATCGATGCGGACGAAGAGCGCAAGCCGATCGGTAAAGAAAAGTACACCGTGCCTGAAGAACTTAAATTCAAGATCCCCACCATTCAAAAGCCGATCAATCCAGACGAAACGTTGTAA
- the ispG gene encoding (E)-4-hydroxy-3-methylbut-2-enyl-diphosphate synthase, which translates to MSAPIKPRTTRKIRVGTLTLGGDSPIAVQSMTATRTQDLDATRRQIEILEKAGADIIRIAVDSKEDVEALKILRAGSKAMFSVDLQENYRLAPLVAPYVNKIRYNPGHLWHLDKETSIRDKVAFIVQAAREHDLAIRIGVNCGSVDPDYKARYPDDSIESMVQSAADHCQMMDDFGFTNYCVSLKDSDSSKVIEANRRFAGLRPDVPLHLGVTEAGMPPEGIIKTRIAFEQLIPQGIGDTIRVSLTVPDDDKGEEIEVGRSILDDIENGRFRSVPENFLEGLNIIACPSCSRVENGKFVDLAQDVRRMTEYAEKYKITIAVMGCRVNGPGETDDADLGLWCGPAHVNLKKGTESVGAFGYDEILGRLKEELDKLIADRYGAAEPSIP; encoded by the coding sequence GTGAGTGCACCTATAAAACCCCGAACCACCCGTAAAATCCGTGTCGGCACCCTGACTCTGGGCGGCGATTCGCCGATCGCGGTGCAAAGCATGACCGCCACCCGCACGCAGGACCTCGACGCGACGCGCCGGCAGATTGAAATTCTTGAGAAGGCGGGCGCGGACATCATCCGTATCGCCGTGGACAGCAAGGAAGATGTGGAGGCGCTTAAAATTCTGCGCGCCGGATCGAAGGCGATGTTTTCCGTGGACCTGCAGGAAAATTACCGGCTGGCGCCGTTGGTCGCGCCGTACGTCAACAAGATCCGCTACAATCCCGGTCACCTGTGGCATCTCGATAAGGAAACGTCCATCCGCGACAAAGTCGCGTTCATCGTCCAGGCCGCGCGCGAACACGACCTCGCCATCCGCATCGGCGTCAACTGCGGTTCGGTGGACCCGGATTACAAGGCGCGTTATCCCGATGATTCGATCGAGTCGATGGTGCAGTCGGCGGCGGACCATTGCCAGATGATGGATGACTTCGGCTTCACCAATTACTGCGTGTCGCTCAAGGATTCCGACAGCAGCAAAGTCATCGAGGCCAACCGGCGCTTTGCCGGGTTGCGCCCGGATGTGCCGCTGCACCTGGGTGTGACCGAAGCCGGGATGCCGCCGGAAGGCATCATCAAAACCCGCATCGCCTTCGAGCAGTTGATCCCGCAGGGCATCGGCGACACCATCCGCGTCTCGCTCACCGTGCCGGACGACGACAAGGGCGAGGAGATCGAGGTGGGGCGTTCGATTCTGGATGACATCGAAAACGGCCGTTTTCGCTCGGTGCCTGAAAATTTCCTGGAAGGCCTCAACATCATCGCCTGCCCGAGTTGCTCGCGCGTGGAGAACGGCAAGTTCGTCGATCTGGCGCAGGATGTGCGGCGCATGACCGAGTATGCCGAGAAATACAAGATCACCATCGCTGTCATGGGCTGCCGTGTGAACGGTCCGGGTGAGACCGACGATGCGGACCTCGGCTTGTGGTGTGGGCCGGCGCACGTCAACCTGAAGAAGGGGACGGAGTCGGTGGGCGCTTTTGGCTACGATGAGATTCTGGGCAGGCTGAAAGAGGAGTTGGATAAATTGATTGCAGACCGTTACGGCGCTGCGGAACCCAGTATTCCGTAA
- a CDS encoding class I SAM-dependent methyltransferase — protein MKILETVFKGYWQFGFKTRLYDGLCPHAYHQSLQAAAGKVEAVNGTRMLDLGCGSGLLVRYLDEALDRGLRYVGTDRLPSGLVQLKQKAALLSPQTHTHALLSDMLETWPLKPETFDYVVAHFSVYTLNRAEDRRRVYECIARVLKPGGCAVLSNPSDTYNAQQIIKSSVRSQKGELSLCEQRVRRYLLYPMTLLLGLRHIQQQLENGVWHAYSREAFCEEVESAGLNVEQVESVYAGSGYLLVARKS, from the coding sequence ATGAAAATTTTAGAAACGGTGTTCAAAGGGTACTGGCAGTTCGGATTCAAAACCCGATTGTACGATGGCTTGTGCCCGCATGCCTACCACCAATCGCTGCAAGCCGCCGCCGGTAAAGTCGAGGCCGTCAACGGCACTCGCATGCTGGACCTGGGTTGCGGATCGGGCCTGCTGGTGCGTTACCTGGACGAGGCGCTCGACCGCGGACTGCGTTACGTCGGCACCGACCGCCTGCCTTCCGGACTGGTGCAGCTCAAACAAAAAGCGGCGTTGTTGTCGCCGCAGACGCATACGCACGCCTTATTGTCCGACATGCTTGAGACGTGGCCGCTGAAACCGGAAACCTTCGATTACGTCGTCGCACATTTTTCGGTGTACACTCTCAACCGTGCCGAAGACCGGCGTCGAGTCTATGAATGCATTGCTCGCGTATTAAAGCCCGGCGGCTGTGCGGTGTTGTCCAATCCGTCCGACACTTACAACGCCCAGCAGATCATCAAAAGCAGCGTACGTTCTCAAAAGGGTGAGCTCTCCCTGTGTGAGCAGCGGGTGCGCCGCTATTTGTTGTATCCGATGACTCTCCTGTTGGGTTTGCGTCACATTCAGCAGCAGTTGGAAAACGGTGTCTGGCATGCTTATTCCCGCGAGGCCTTTTGCGAGGAGGTGGAATCGGCCGGGCTGAATGTGGAGCAGGTCGAGTCCGTGTATGCCGGGTCCGGTTATCTGCTGGTGGCGCGCAAATCCTGA
- the nfi gene encoding deoxyribonuclease V (cleaves DNA at apurinic or apyrimidinic sites), giving the protein MKIHPLHSWAVTPKEAIAIQKNLAARVDRKNHLRSPPKLIAGADISLSQSRGTAYAGVVLLDAETLEVVAEHTLKGQIDFPYVPGLLSFREAPLLLELFTQIHPTPDLILFDGQGIAHPRGLGLASHLGLFLECPTVGCAKTRLTGEHQEPGPDKGDHAPLKDRDGNTLGVALRTRQRCKPIFVSTGHRIGLDHAIEWVLRVSPRYRIPEPTRQAHNLVNRIRREDQDLRATSR; this is encoded by the coding sequence ATGAAAATCCATCCCCTCCACTCATGGGCAGTCACTCCCAAAGAAGCCATCGCCATCCAGAAAAACCTCGCCGCGCGAGTGGATCGAAAAAACCATCTGCGTTCGCCGCCAAAACTCATTGCAGGAGCCGACATTAGTCTTTCTCAATCGCGGGGGACGGCGTATGCCGGGGTGGTGCTGCTCGATGCGGAAACGTTGGAAGTCGTCGCGGAGCACACACTGAAAGGTCAAATCGATTTCCCTTATGTGCCCGGCCTGCTTTCGTTTCGAGAAGCGCCGCTGTTGCTCGAACTGTTTACGCAGATCCATCCCACGCCGGATTTGATCCTGTTCGACGGCCAGGGCATCGCGCATCCGCGTGGGTTGGGACTGGCTTCGCATCTGGGATTGTTTCTGGAGTGTCCAACGGTAGGCTGCGCCAAGACCCGGCTGACCGGAGAGCATCAGGAACCCGGCCCCGACAAGGGAGACCACGCGCCCTTGAAAGATCGCGACGGCAATACACTCGGGGTGGCGTTGCGCACACGCCAGCGCTGCAAACCCATCTTCGTTTCGACCGGTCATCGGATCGGCCTCGATCACGCCATCGAATGGGTCCTGCGTGTTTCACCCCGCTACCGCATCCCGGAGCCGACACGACAGGCGCACAATCTGGTGAATCGCATTCGCAGGGAGGATCAGGATTTGCGCGCCACCAGCAGATAA
- the hpf gene encoding ribosome hibernation-promoting factor, HPF/YfiA family yields the protein MKLTVTGRQLKITQAMEDHLHQKLSKALKHIDESADVHVALAVVKHRHFAEITLKEKGVTAHSEAETDDLYQAMDQAVEKIEKQVSKHKEKIKSKKIKKNQEEKDKQLDEPSP from the coding sequence ATGAAACTTACGGTCACAGGGCGCCAGTTGAAAATCACCCAGGCGATGGAAGACCATTTGCATCAGAAGCTGAGCAAAGCGCTGAAACACATTGATGAGTCGGCCGATGTTCATGTTGCACTGGCTGTGGTCAAACACCGGCATTTCGCAGAAATCACCTTGAAGGAAAAAGGCGTCACCGCCCACAGTGAAGCGGAGACGGACGACTTGTATCAGGCCATGGATCAGGCAGTGGAAAAAATTGAAAAACAAGTGAGCAAGCATAAGGAAAAAATAAAAAGTAAAAAAATCAAAAAGAACCAGGAAGAAAAAGACAAGCAACTGGATGAACCCTCTCCCTGA
- the metK gene encoding methionine adenosyltransferase encodes MSIGNYLFTSESVSEGHPDKISDQISDAILDECLKVDPMSRVACETMVTTGLVVVAGEITTNAQLDFQAIVRKTIEEIGYNDSEMGFDYKSCGVLVAVDKQSQDIAQGVDDDKKEQGAGDQGMMFGFATNETPELMPSPILFSHKLVKKMAELRKNGKLPYLRPDSKSQVSVRYDEWKPVGVETIVISTQHTPKVSNKKIKDDLIKYVINPVIPEKFRTKKMKIHINPTGRFVIGGPQGDCGLTGRKIIVDTYGGYSRHGGGAFSGKDPSKVDRSAAYMARYIAKNIVAAKLADRCEVQLAYAIGVPEPVSVFVEAFGTEKIDHNHIEKLIREHFDLRPSGIIKTLDLRKPRFRASAAYGHFGRNEKEFTWEKTDKAAALKRAAKL; translated from the coding sequence ATGAGCATAGGAAATTACCTGTTTACATCTGAATCGGTGTCTGAGGGACACCCCGACAAAATCTCTGATCAGATTTCCGACGCCATTCTTGACGAATGCTTGAAGGTCGATCCGATGTCCCGGGTCGCTTGCGAAACCATGGTGACCACCGGACTGGTGGTTGTCGCCGGAGAAATCACCACCAACGCCCAATTGGACTTCCAAGCCATTGTCCGGAAAACGATTGAGGAAATCGGTTACAACGATTCCGAAATGGGCTTCGATTATAAATCCTGTGGTGTTCTCGTTGCCGTGGACAAGCAGTCCCAGGATATCGCGCAGGGTGTGGACGACGATAAAAAGGAGCAGGGAGCCGGCGACCAGGGCATGATGTTCGGCTTCGCCACCAATGAAACTCCGGAGTTGATGCCTTCTCCGATCCTGTTTTCGCACAAGCTGGTAAAGAAGATGGCGGAGCTTCGCAAAAACGGCAAGCTGCCTTACCTCCGGCCCGACAGCAAATCCCAGGTTTCCGTCCGCTACGATGAATGGAAACCGGTGGGCGTGGAGACCATTGTCATTTCCACTCAGCACACGCCGAAAGTCAGCAATAAAAAGATCAAGGATGATTTGATCAAGTACGTGATCAATCCCGTCATTCCGGAAAAATTCCGCACCAAAAAGATGAAGATCCACATCAACCCGACCGGACGTTTTGTCATCGGCGGCCCGCAGGGCGACTGTGGCTTGACCGGCCGCAAGATCATTGTCGATACCTATGGCGGGTATTCCCGGCATGGCGGCGGCGCGTTTTCCGGCAAGGACCCATCGAAGGTCGATCGCTCGGCAGCCTACATGGCCCGTTACATCGCGAAGAACATCGTAGCCGCCAAGCTGGCGGATCGTTGCGAAGTGCAGCTGGCCTATGCTATCGGCGTGCCGGAACCCGTTTCGGTTTTCGTCGAAGCCTTCGGCACGGAAAAGATCGATCACAATCACATCGAGAAACTCATCCGCGAGCATTTCGATCTGCGCCCGTCCGGTATCATCAAGACGCTGGATCTGAGGAAACCCCGGTTCCGCGCTTCGGCTGCGTATGGACACTTCGGACGCAACGAAAAGGAGTTCACCTGGGAAAAAACGGACAAGGCCGCGGCCCTGAAAAGGGCGGCCAAACTGTAA